A window of Spodoptera frugiperda isolate SF20-4 chromosome 17, AGI-APGP_CSIRO_Sfru_2.0, whole genome shotgun sequence contains these coding sequences:
- the LOC118276744 gene encoding putative uncharacterized protein DDB_G0282133 isoform X12, whose translation MATTIPNLKFIVNVIFLFLVTHTHPSLPNEYSGLLSNLYKKASDQNRPLILVLDNNANRGQNSRSQNNDRSNRYESNSNRNNYKSNNNQDRNDVSYEETRNNDETPFLYLHQLSQQANDKISPINKQKSNNHYNSRNDRNSNNRGNNRGDRHRGRNNRGQNERGASDYDNRNNNRGDNYNRGSNRGNSESRSNYRGNSNNRGNYRSNYNRGNNRGNYRANSDRGNYKSNRGYSNNRASFVNNHEYTVKNLGDNNNRLDNNDNNRGDYNNNNRGDNNYNRGSNRGDNDYGNNNNNNRASSNNRGDNNNNNRGDNYNRGDNNNNNNRVDNNNRGDNYNNNNNRGDNYNNNNRGDNNNNNRGDNYNNNRVDNNNRGDNNNRGDNYNNNNNRGDNYNRGNYNNNNRGDNNNRLDNNNNNYNRGNNDYGNNNNNNRASNNNNYNRGNNNNRGLVNYVRNSNRGDNNYGNNNNRGDNNNNYNNRGDSNNNNYNRGDNDYSNNNNRGDNNNNNNYSNRANNNNNNRGDNDNNNRGNNNSNNNRLDNNYNRGDNDYGNNNNRANNNNNNNNYSNRANNNNNNRGDNDNNNNYNRGSNYYGNNNNNNRGDNNNNNYNNNRANNNNNNRGDNDNSAENNNRVDNNNRGNNNNYNRGNNDYGNNNNNNRASNNNYNRGNSNNRGLVNYVRNSNRGDNNYGNNNNNNRGDNNYGNNNNRGDNNNNNYSNRANNNNNRGDNNNNNNRGDNNNYNNRGDNYNYNRGDNDYGNNNNRGDNNNNYNNRANNNYNNRADNDNSAENYNRVDNNNRGNNNDNNSNRGDYNNNNRGDNNNRLDNNNNNYNRGSNRGDNDYGNNNNNNRGDNNNYNNRANNNNYNNRANNNNNYNRGNNNNRGLVNYVRNSNRGDNNYGNNNNNNREDNNSNNRGDNSNNYNRGSNDNNNNYNYNNRANNNNNRGDNDNSAESNNRVDNNNRGNNNNYNRGNNRGDNNYGNNNNNNRGDNNNNRGDNNNNNNYSNRANNNNNRGDNDNSAENNNRVDNNNRGNNNNYNNYNRGDNDRASNNNNRGDNNNNNYNRGNNRGNNDYNNNNRGDNNNRANNNRGDNNNRLNNNNRGNNYNNYVRGSNRGDNDYGNNNNNNRGDNNNNYSNRANNNNNNRGDNDNNNRGDNNNNNNNYNRGDNNNYNRGSNYYGNNNNRGDNNNNYSNRANNNNNNYNRGSNRGNNDYENNNRANNNYNNRGDSNNNNNNNREDYNNRGDNNNYNNRANNNNYNNRANNNNYNNRANNNNNYNRGNNNNRGLVNYVRNSNRGDNNYGNNNNNNRGDKNNNYNNRGDNNNNNYNRGDNDYENNNNRGDNNNNNNYNNNNYSNRANNNNNRGDNNNNRGNNDYGNNNNRANNNYYNRGDNNNNNNYYNNRANNDNNNRGDNDNSAENNNRVDNNNRGNNNNYNRGDNYYGNNNNNNRGDNNNYNNRANNNNNRASNNRGDYNSNNNNRANNNNNNRGLVNYVRNSNRGDNNYGSNNNNNRGDNNNNYRGDNNNNNYNNRANNNNYNRGDNDNNNRGDDNNNYNRGSNDNNNNYYYNNRANNNNRGDNDNSAENNNRLDNNNRGNNNDNNNYNRGNNRGDNDYGSNNNNNRGDNNNNNNRGDNNNNNYNNRGDNNNRLDNNNNNNRGDNNNRGDNNNNNYNNRGDNNNNYNNRGDSNNRGDNYNNRLDNNNNNRGDNNNNNNNYNNRGDNNNRLDNNNNNNRGDNNNNNRGDNNNNNYNNRGDNNNGDILKSPLVKTLMAISNDLRQGYDSCGDEIPTTPSEVDDEDNCEDSGNSCDGDDEGNGNPSTRGELHLNGNNY comes from the exons ATGGCGACTACAATACCGAATCTAAAGTTTATTGTTAATGTGATATTCTTATTTTTGGTAACG cacACCCATCCATCTTTACCAAATGAATACAGCGGCCTTCTTTCGAACCTTTATAAAAAGGCTTCCGACCAGAATCGCCCATTGATTCTAGTTTTGGACAACAACGCAAATCGTGGTCAAAACTCGAGAAGCCAAAACAACGACAGATCGAATAGATATGAATCCAATAGTaacagaaataattataaatcaaataacaatCAGGATAGGAATGACGTCAGTTACGAAGAGACTCGTAACAACGATGAAACTCCATTCCTCTATCTCCACCAATTGTCGCAGCAG GCAAACGACAAAATCTCACCAATCAACAAACAGAAATCCAACAACCACTACAACTCACGAAATGACAGAAACAGCAACAATCGGGGTAACAATAGGGGGGACCGCCATAGGGGAAGAAATAATAGGGGTCAGAATGAAAGGGGCGCCTCCGATTATGATAACAGAAATAACAACAGAGGTGATAACTATAACAGAGGAAGCAACAGAGGCAACAGTGAATCTAGGAGCAATTACAGGGGCAATTCCAATAATAGAGGCAATTACAGGAGCAATTATAACAGAGGCAATAATAGGGGTAATTATAGGGCTAATTCTGACAGGGGTAACTACAAGAGCAACAGAGGATACTCTAATAATAGAGCTAGTTTCGTAAATAATCATGAGTACACTGTTAAGAACTTGGGAGACAACAACAACAGGTTAGACAACAACGACAACAACAGGGGAgattacaacaacaacaacagaggAGACAACAACTACAATAGAGGCTCCAACAGAGGCGACAATGACTAcggaaacaacaacaacaacaatagaGCTAGCAGCAACAACAGAGGGgataacaacaacaataacagGGGAGATAACTACAACAGAGGagacaacaacaacaataacaacaggGTAGATAACAACAATAGGGGAGATAactacaataacaataacaacaggGGAGATAACTACAACAATAATAACAGGGGagataacaacaacaacaacagggGAGATAACTACAATAACAACAGGGTAGATAACAACAATAGGGGAGATAACAACAATAGGGGAGATAactacaataacaataacaacaggGGAGATAACTACAACAGA GGAAACTATAACAACAACAATAGGGGAGATAATAATAACAGATTagacaacaataacaacaactaCAATAGAGGTAACAATGATTAcggaaacaacaacaacaataataggGCTAGCAACAACAACAATTACAACAGGGGAAACAATAACAACAGAGGACTCGTAAACTATGTCAGAAACTCCAACAGAGGCGACAACAACTAcggaaacaacaacaacagaggAGATAACAACAATAACTACAACAACAGGGGAGACAGCAACAACAATAACTACAATAGAGGTGATAACGATtacagcaacaacaacaacaggggagataataataacaacaacaattaCAGCAATAGGGccaacaacaataacaacaacaggGGAGACAATGACAACAACAACAGGGGAAATAACAACAGCAATAATAACAGATTAGACAACAACTACAATAGAGGCGACAATGACTAcggaaacaacaacaacagagccaacaacaacaacaacaacaataattacaGCAATCGGGctaacaacaataacaacaacaggGGAGACAATGACAACAACAATAACTACAATAGAGGCTCCAATTATTAcggaaacaacaacaacaataataggggagataacaacaacaacaactacaacAACAATAGAGccaacaacaataacaacaacaggGGAGACAATGACAACAGTGCCGAAAACAATAACAGGGTAGACAATAACAACAGGGGTaacaacaacaactacaacAGAGGCAACAATGATTAcggaaacaacaacaacaacaataggGCTAGCAACAACAACTACAACAGGGGAAACAGTAACAACAGAGGACTCGTAAACTATGTCAGAAACTCCAACAGAGGCGACAACAACTAcggaaacaacaacaacaacaacagaggAGACAACAATTAcggaaacaacaacaacaggggtgacaacaataacaataactataGCAATAGGGccaacaacaataacaacagaggagacaacaacaacaacaacaataggGGAGATAACAATAACTATAACAACAGGGGAGACAACTACAACTACAATAGAGGCGACAATGACTAcggaaacaacaacaacagaggagataacaacaacaactacaacAATAGGGCCAACAACAATTACAACAACAGGGCAGACAATGACAACAGTGCCGAAAACTATAATAGAGTAGACAATAACAACAGAGGTAACAACAACGATAACAACTCTAATAGAGGAGactacaacaacaacaacagaggAGATAACAACAACAGATTagacaacaataacaataactacaATAGAGGCTCCAATAGGGGAGACAATGATTAcggaaacaacaacaacaataacagGGGAGATAATAACAACTACAACAACCGGGCCAACAACAATAACTACAATAATCGggccaacaacaacaacaattacAACAGGGGAAACAATAACAACAGGGGCCTCGTAAACTATGTCAGAAACTCGAACAGAGGCGACAACAACTAcggaaacaataacaacaacaacagagaagacaacaacagcaacaacagGGGAGACAACAGCAATAACTACAATAGAGGCTCCAATGATAACAATAACAACTACAACTACAACAATAGggccaacaacaacaacaacagggGAGACAATGACAACAGTGCTGAAAGCAATAACAGGGTAGACAATAACAACAGGGGTAACAACAACAACTACAATAGAGGCAACAACAGAGGAGATAATAACTAtggaaacaataacaacaacaacaggggagacaacaacaacaacaggggagataacaataacaacaacaactacaGCAATAGGgccaataacaacaacaacagggGAGACAATGACAACAGTGCTGAAAACAATAATAGAGTAGACAATAACAACAGGGGTaacaacaacaactacaacAATTATAACAGAGGAGACAATGATAGGGCTAGCAACAACAACAATAGGGGagataacaacaacaacaactacaaTAGAGGCAACAACAGAGGCAACAATgactataataacaataacaggGGGGATAACAACAACAGAGCTAACAACAATAGGGGAGATAACAATAACAgattaaacaacaacaacaggggaaataattataataactatgtcAGAGGTTCCAACAGAGGAGACAACGACTACggaaataataacaacaacaacagaggagataacaacaacaactacaGCAATAGGgccaataacaataacaacaacaggGGAGACAACGACAACAACAACAGGGgagataacaataacaataacaacaactaCAACAGAGGAGATAACAACAACTACAATAGAGGCTCCAATTATTAcggaaacaacaacaacagaggggataacaacaacaactacaGCAATAGGgccaataacaataacaacaactaCAATAGAGGCTCCAACAGAGGAAACAATGACTATGAAAACAACAATAGGGCCAACAACAACTACAACAACAGGGGAGACAgcaacaacaataacaacaacaacagggAAGACTACAATAATAGGGGAGATAACAACAACTACAACAATCGGGCCAACAATAATAACTACAACAATCGGGCCAACAACAATAACTACAACAATCGGGccaataacaacaacaattaCAACAGGGGAAACAATAATAACAGAGGACTTGTAAACTATGTCAGAAACTCCAACAGAGGCGACAACAACTAcggaaacaataacaacaacaacagaggAGACAAGAACAATAACTACAACAACAGGGGagacaacaacaacaataattacaatagaGGTGATAACGACTACGAAAACAACAATAACAGGGGagataacaataacaacaacaactataacaacaacaactacaGCAATAGGGccaacaacaataacaacagaggagacaacaacaacaacagaggCAACAATGATTACGGAAACAACAACAATAGGGCTAACAACAATTACTATAACAGGGGtgacaacaacaacaacaacaactactaCAACAATAGGGCCAACAACGATAACAACAACAGGGGAGACAATGACAACAGTGCCGAAAACAATAACAGGGTAGACAATAACAACAGGGGTAACAACAACAACTACAATAGAGGTGACAATTATTAtggaaacaataacaataataatagggGTGATAACAACAATTACAACAATAGGgcgaacaacaacaacaacagggCTAGCAACAACCGAGGCGACTATaacagcaacaacaacaatagagctaacaacaacaataacaacaggGGCCTCGTAAACTATGTCAGAAACTCCAACAGAGGCGACAACAACTACGGtagcaacaacaacaataacagaggagataacaacaacaactacaGGGGagataacaacaacaataactACAACAACAGGGCCAACAACAATAACTACAACAGGGGAGACAATGACAACAACAACAGGGGAGACGACAACAATAACTACAATAGAGGCTCCAATGATAACAATAACAACTACTACTACAACAATAGggccaacaacaacaacagggGAGACAATGACAACAGTGCTGAAAACAATAACAGGTTAGACAATAACAACAGGGGTAACAACAACGACAACAACAATTACAATAGAGGCAACAACAGAGGAGATAATGACTATGGAagcaataacaacaacaataggggagacaacaacaacaacaacaacagaggAGACAACAATAATAACAACTACAACAACCGGGGAGACAATAACAACAGGTTagacaacaacaacaacaacaataggGGAGACAACAACAACCGAGGtgataacaacaacaacaactacaacAACAGAGGAGACAATAACAACAACTACAACAACAGGGGAGACAGCAACAACAGAGGTGACAACTACAACAACAGGTTagacaacaataacaacaatagaggtgataacaacaacaacaacaacaactacaacAACAGAGGAGACAATAATAATAGGTTagataacaataacaacaacaacagaggagacaacaataacaacaacagaggtgataacaacaacaacaactacaacAACAGGGGAGACAATAATAATGGTGATATCTTGAAATCACCACTTGTGAAAACTCTTATGGCAATATCTAATGATTTGAGACAGGGCTATGACTCGTGTGGTGATGAAATACCGACCACACCTAGTGAGGTTGATGATGAGGACAATTGTGAGGACTCAGGAAACTCTtgtgatggtgatgatgaagGCAACGGCAACCCTAGCACCAGAGGAGAACTTCATTTAAATGGGAATAAttactaa
- the LOC118276744 gene encoding putative uncharacterized protein DDB_G0282133 isoform X17, translating into MATTIPNLKFIVNVIFLFLVTHTHPSLPNEYSGLLSNLYKKASDQNRPLILVLDNNANRGQNSRSQNNDRSNRYESNSNRNNYKSNNNQDRNDVSYEETRNNDETPFLYLHQLSQQANDKISPINKQKSNNHYNSRNDRNSNNRGNNRGDRHRGRNNRGQNERGASDYDNRNNNRGDNYNRGSNRGNSESRSNYRGNSNNRGNYRSNYNRGNNRGNYRANSDRGNYKSNRGYSNNRASFVNNHEYTVKNLGDNNNRLDNNDNNRGDYNNNNRGDNNYNRGSNRGDNDYGNNNNNNRASSNNRGDNNNNNRGDNYNRGDNNNNNNRVDNNNRGDNYNNNNNRGDNYNNNNRGDNNNNNRGDNYNNNRVDNNNRGDNNNRGDNYNNNNNRGDNYNRGDNNNNNNRGDNNNRGDNNNNNRGDNNNRGDNYYVRGSNRGDNDYGNNNNNNNNRASNNNRGYYNNRLDNNNRGDNNNNRGDNNDSADNNNREDNNNNNNRASNNYNNRGDNNNNRGDYNNNNRGANNNNNYNRGNNRGNNDYDNNNRGNYNNNNRGDNNNRLDNNNNNYNRGNNDYGNNNNNNRASNNNYNRGNSNNRGLVNYVRNSNRGDNNYGNNNNNNRGDNNYGNNNNRGDNNNNNYSNRANNNNNRGDNNNNNNRGDNNNYNNRGDNYNYNRGDNDYGNNNNRGDNNNNYNNRANNNYNNRADNDNSAENYNRVDNNNRGNNNDNNSNRGDYNNNNRGDNNNRLDNNNNNYNRGSNRGDNDYGNNNNNNRGDNNNYNNRANNNNYNNRANNNNNYNRGNNNNRGLVNYVRNSNRGDNNYGNNNNNNREDNNSNNRGDNSNNYNRGSNDNNNNYNYNNRANNNNNRGDNDNSAESNNRVDNNNRGNNNNYNRGNNRGDNNYGNNNNNNRGDNNNNRGDNNNNNNYSNRANNNNNRGDNDNSAENNNRVDNNNRGNNNNYNNYNRGDNDRASNNNNRGDNNNNNYNRGNNRGNNDYNNNNRGDNNNRANNNRGDNNNRLNNNNRGNNYNNYVRGSNRGDNDYGNNNNNNRGDNNNNYSNRANNNNNNRGDNDNNNRGDNNNNNNNYNRGDNNNYNRGSNYYGNNNNRGDNNNNYSNRANNNNNNYNRGSNRGNNDYENNNRANNNYNNRGDSNNNNNNNREDYNNRGDNNNYNNRANNNNYNNRANNNNYNNRANNNNNYNRGNNNNRGLVNYVRNSNRGDNNYGNNNNNNRGDKNNNYNNRGDNNNNNYNRGDNDYENNNNRGDNNNNNNYNNNNYSNRANNNNNRGDNNNNRGNNDYGNNNNRANNNYYNRGDNNNNNNYYNNRANNDNNNRGDNDNSAENNNRVDNNNRGNNNNYNRGDNYYGNNNNNNRGDNNNYNNRANNNNNRASNNRGDYNSNNNNRANNNNNNRGLVNYVRNSNRGDNNYGSNNNNNRGDNNNNYRGDNNNNNYNNRANNNNYNRGDNDNNNRGDDNNNYNRGSNDNNNNYYYNNRANNNNRGDNDNSAENNNRLDNNNRGNNNDNNNYNRGNNRGDNDYGSNNNNNRGDNNNNNNRGDNNNNNYNNRGDNNNRLDNNNNNNRGDNNNRGDNNNNNYNNRGDNNNNYNNRGDSNNRGDNYNNRLDNNNNNRGDNNNNNNNYNNRGDNNNRLDNNNNNNRGDNNNNNRGDNNNNNYNNRGDNNNGDILKSPLVKTLMAISNDLRQGYDSCGDEIPTTPSEVDDEDNCEDSGNSCDGDDEGNGNPSTRGELHLNGNNY; encoded by the exons ATGGCGACTACAATACCGAATCTAAAGTTTATTGTTAATGTGATATTCTTATTTTTGGTAACG cacACCCATCCATCTTTACCAAATGAATACAGCGGCCTTCTTTCGAACCTTTATAAAAAGGCTTCCGACCAGAATCGCCCATTGATTCTAGTTTTGGACAACAACGCAAATCGTGGTCAAAACTCGAGAAGCCAAAACAACGACAGATCGAATAGATATGAATCCAATAGTaacagaaataattataaatcaaataacaatCAGGATAGGAATGACGTCAGTTACGAAGAGACTCGTAACAACGATGAAACTCCATTCCTCTATCTCCACCAATTGTCGCAGCAG GCAAACGACAAAATCTCACCAATCAACAAACAGAAATCCAACAACCACTACAACTCACGAAATGACAGAAACAGCAACAATCGGGGTAACAATAGGGGGGACCGCCATAGGGGAAGAAATAATAGGGGTCAGAATGAAAGGGGCGCCTCCGATTATGATAACAGAAATAACAACAGAGGTGATAACTATAACAGAGGAAGCAACAGAGGCAACAGTGAATCTAGGAGCAATTACAGGGGCAATTCCAATAATAGAGGCAATTACAGGAGCAATTATAACAGAGGCAATAATAGGGGTAATTATAGGGCTAATTCTGACAGGGGTAACTACAAGAGCAACAGAGGATACTCTAATAATAGAGCTAGTTTCGTAAATAATCATGAGTACACTGTTAAGAACTTGGGAGACAACAACAACAGGTTAGACAACAACGACAACAACAGGGGAgattacaacaacaacaacagaggAGACAACAACTACAATAGAGGCTCCAACAGAGGCGACAATGACTAcggaaacaacaacaacaacaatagaGCTAGCAGCAACAACAGAGGGgataacaacaacaataacagGGGAGATAACTACAACAGAGGagacaacaacaacaataacaacaggGTAGATAACAACAATAGGGGAGATAactacaataacaataacaacaggGGAGATAACTACAACAATAATAACAGGGGagataacaacaacaacaacagggGAGATAACTACAATAACAACAGGGTAGATAACAACAATAGGGGAGATAACAACAATAGGGGAGATAactacaataacaataacaacaggGGAGATAACTACAACAGAGGagacaacaacaacaataataacagGGGAGATAACAACAATAGGGGagataacaacaataacaacaggGGAGATAACAATAACAGAGGAGATAATTACTATGTCAGAGGCTCCAATAGAGGAGACAACGACTACggaaataataacaacaacaacaacaataggGCTAGCAACAACAACAGGGGATATTACAACAACAGGTTAGATAATAACAATAGGGGTGACAACAACAATAACAGAGGAGACAACAACGACAGTGCTGACAACAACAACAGGGAagacaataacaacaacaacaataggGCTAGCAACAATTACAACAACAGGGgagacaacaacaacaacaggggagactacaacaacaacaataggggagctaacaataacaacaactaCAATAGAGGCAATAACAGAGGCAACAATGATTATGACAACAATAACAGGGGAAACTATAACAACAACAATAGGGGAGATAATAATAACAGATTagacaacaataacaacaactaCAATAGAG GCAACAATGATTAcggaaacaacaacaacaacaataggGCTAGCAACAACAACTACAACAGGGGAAACAGTAACAACAGAGGACTCGTAAACTATGTCAGAAACTCCAACAGAGGCGACAACAACTAcggaaacaacaacaacaacaacagaggAGACAACAATTAcggaaacaacaacaacaggggtgacaacaataacaataactataGCAATAGGGccaacaacaataacaacagaggagacaacaacaacaacaacaataggGGAGATAACAATAACTATAACAACAGGGGAGACAACTACAACTACAATAGAGGCGACAATGACTAcggaaacaacaacaacagaggagataacaacaacaactacaacAATAGGGCCAACAACAATTACAACAACAGGGCAGACAATGACAACAGTGCCGAAAACTATAATAGAGTAGACAATAACAACAGAGGTAACAACAACGATAACAACTCTAATAGAGGAGactacaacaacaacaacagaggAGATAACAACAACAGATTagacaacaataacaataactacaATAGAGGCTCCAATAGGGGAGACAATGATTAcggaaacaacaacaacaataacagGGGAGATAATAACAACTACAACAACCGGGCCAACAACAATAACTACAATAATCGggccaacaacaacaacaattacAACAGGGGAAACAATAACAACAGGGGCCTCGTAAACTATGTCAGAAACTCGAACAGAGGCGACAACAACTAcggaaacaataacaacaacaacagagaagacaacaacagcaacaacagGGGAGACAACAGCAATAACTACAATAGAGGCTCCAATGATAACAATAACAACTACAACTACAACAATAGggccaacaacaacaacaacagggGAGACAATGACAACAGTGCTGAAAGCAATAACAGGGTAGACAATAACAACAGGGGTAACAACAACAACTACAATAGAGGCAACAACAGAGGAGATAATAACTAtggaaacaataacaacaacaacaggggagacaacaacaacaacaggggagataacaataacaacaacaactacaGCAATAGGgccaataacaacaacaacagggGAGACAATGACAACAGTGCTGAAAACAATAATAGAGTAGACAATAACAACAGGGGTaacaacaacaactacaacAATTATAACAGAGGAGACAATGATAGGGCTAGCAACAACAACAATAGGGGagataacaacaacaacaactacaaTAGAGGCAACAACAGAGGCAACAATgactataataacaataacaggGGGGATAACAACAACAGAGCTAACAACAATAGGGGAGATAACAATAACAgattaaacaacaacaacaggggaaataattataataactatgtcAGAGGTTCCAACAGAGGAGACAACGACTACggaaataataacaacaacaacagaggagataacaacaacaactacaGCAATAGGgccaataacaataacaacaacaggGGAGACAACGACAACAACAACAGGGgagataacaataacaataacaacaactaCAACAGAGGAGATAACAACAACTACAATAGAGGCTCCAATTATTAcggaaacaacaacaacagaggggataacaacaacaactacaGCAATAGGgccaataacaataacaacaactaCAATAGAGGCTCCAACAGAGGAAACAATGACTATGAAAACAACAATAGGGCCAACAACAACTACAACAACAGGGGAGACAgcaacaacaataacaacaacaacagggAAGACTACAATAATAGGGGAGATAACAACAACTACAACAATCGGGCCAACAATAATAACTACAACAATCGGGCCAACAACAATAACTACAACAATCGGGccaataacaacaacaattaCAACAGGGGAAACAATAATAACAGAGGACTTGTAAACTATGTCAGAAACTCCAACAGAGGCGACAACAACTAcggaaacaataacaacaacaacagaggAGACAAGAACAATAACTACAACAACAGGGGagacaacaacaacaataattacaatagaGGTGATAACGACTACGAAAACAACAATAACAGGGGagataacaataacaacaacaactataacaacaacaactacaGCAATAGGGccaacaacaataacaacagaggagacaacaacaacaacagaggCAACAATGATTACGGAAACAACAACAATAGGGCTAACAACAATTACTATAACAGGGGtgacaacaacaacaacaacaactactaCAACAATAGGGCCAACAACGATAACAACAACAGGGGAGACAATGACAACAGTGCCGAAAACAATAACAGGGTAGACAATAACAACAGGGGTAACAACAACAACTACAATAGAGGTGACAATTATTAtggaaacaataacaataataatagggGTGATAACAACAATTACAACAATAGGgcgaacaacaacaacaacagggCTAGCAACAACCGAGGCGACTATaacagcaacaacaacaatagagctaacaacaacaataacaacaggGGCCTCGTAAACTATGTCAGAAACTCCAACAGAGGCGACAACAACTACGGtagcaacaacaacaataacagaggagataacaacaacaactacaGGGGagataacaacaacaataactACAACAACAGGGCCAACAACAATAACTACAACAGGGGAGACAATGACAACAACAACAGGGGAGACGACAACAATAACTACAATAGAGGCTCCAATGATAACAATAACAACTACTACTACAACAATAGggccaacaacaacaacagggGAGACAATGACAACAGTGCTGAAAACAATAACAGGTTAGACAATAACAACAGGGGTAACAACAACGACAACAACAATTACAATAGAGGCAACAACAGAGGAGATAATGACTATGGAagcaataacaacaacaataggggagacaacaacaacaacaacaacagaggAGACAACAATAATAACAACTACAACAACCGGGGAGACAATAACAACAGGTTagacaacaacaacaacaacaataggGGAGACAACAACAACCGAGGtgataacaacaacaacaactacaacAACAGAGGAGACAATAACAACAACTACAACAACAGGGGAGACAGCAACAACAGAGGTGACAACTACAACAACAGGTTagacaacaataacaacaatagaggtgataacaacaacaacaacaacaactacaacAACAGAGGAGACAATAATAATAGGTTagataacaataacaacaacaacagaggagacaacaataacaacaacagaggtgataacaacaacaacaactacaacAACAGGGGAGACAATAATAATGGTGATATCTTGAAATCACCACTTGTGAAAACTCTTATGGCAATATCTAATGATTTGAGACAGGGCTATGACTCGTGTGGTGATGAAATACCGACCACACCTAGTGAGGTTGATGATGAGGACAATTGTGAGGACTCAGGAAACTCTtgtgatggtgatgatgaagGCAACGGCAACCCTAGCACCAGAGGAGAACTTCATTTAAATGGGAATAAttactaa